The proteins below come from a single Rosa rugosa chromosome 2, drRosRugo1.1, whole genome shotgun sequence genomic window:
- the LOC133730313 gene encoding protein FAR1-RELATED SEQUENCE 5-like — MQNAIKKASSIFKGDERVTTFLSKCMNNYEEEDEFLVVWEAMLNEYSAHENPWLSSIFRLKEKWAKPYVKWAWSAGMHTTQLSESFNASLKPYVKSDYDVVQFFKHFDRLLNDKRYKELEAKYALCYKLPVIGIFSSMVIKAGNIYTKALFEEFHIQYEKALDYNLVGCIQDGDDILYKVAFNVHPKERCVRVKKDQSVSCSCKLFEIEGILCRHAIKILTNYMNVKEIHDQYILKTWTRKARSERVKDMYDQDIHVDTNLQQTSWYKSLSSISTKISSRAAEREETYKFVVHHLGELSKAIEDMLCSKMDTLHLGKDDQITESCTVIKGINIAKSNSDKEKVVQAKGFKKRESARGRKRRIIGDFEKSLAKNRKGSTLEREKSSSNDSTKVPSLMLLDFSSDVKI, encoded by the exons ATGCAAAATGCCATTAAGAAAGCAAGTAGTATATTCAAAGGTGATGAACGGGTCACCACCTTCTTATCAAAATGTATGAATAACTATGAAGAGGAGGATGAGTTCCTAGTTGTGTGGGAAGCAATGCTTAATGAATACAGTGCACATGAAAATCCTTGGTTGAGTAGTATATTTCGATTAAAGGAGAAATGGGCAAAACCATATGTCAAGTGGGCATGGTCTGCTGGAATGCATACCACCCAATTAAGTGAGAGTTTCAATGCTAGCCTAAAACCATATGTTAAGTCAGACTATGATGTGGTTCAGTTTTTCAAGCACTTTGACAGATTGCTCAATGATAAGCGGTATAAAGAGTTAGAGGCAAAGTATGCTTTGTGCTACAAGTTACCTGTTATTGGGATATTTTCTTCAATGGTGATCAAGGCTGGAAATATTTACACTAAAGCTCTGTTTGAAGAATTCCATATTCAGTATGAGAAGGCTCTTGATTACAACTTAGTTGGATGTATTCAAGATGGTGATGACATTTTGTATAAAGTTGCCTTTAATGTTCATCCAAAGGAGAGATGTGTTAGGGTGAAGAAAGACCAGTCCGTGTCATGTAGTTGCAAGTTATTTGAGATTGAAGGTATTTTGTGCCGCCATGCAATAAAAATCCTTACTAACTACATGAATGTCAAAGAAATTCATGATCAGTATATTCTAAAAACATGGACAAGAAAAGCAAGATCTGAAAGAGTGAAAGACATGTATGACCAAGACATCCATGTAGATACCAACCTACAACAAACATCTTGGTACAAGTCTCTAAGTTCCATATCCACCAAGATTTCATCTCGGGCCGCTGAGAGAGAAGAGACATATAAGTTTGTTGTTCATCATTTGGGGGAACTAAGCAAAGCTATTGAAGACATGTTATGTTCAAAAATGGATACATTACATCTTGGTAAGGATGATCAGATTACAGAATCGTGTACTGTGATTAAGGGTATTAATATAGCCAAAAGTAACTCGGATAAGGAAAAAGTTGTTCAAGCCAAGGGATTCAAGAAAAGGGAGAGTGCtcgaggaagaaaaagaagaattataGGTGATTTTGAAAAAAGTTTGGCCAAGAATCGAAAAGGGAGTACTCTTGAGCGAGAAAAGTCATCTAGTAATGATTCAACCAAG GTCCCATCTCTAATGCTCCTTGATTTTAGTAGTGACGTCAAAATATAA
- the LOC133730312 gene encoding receptor-like protein 2: MSQLRRNMLVHIPIAHTFLFFLIFIFSSNVSTNIHACNQSERSSLLSFALTLSNSPPLNWTAVNCCHWEGITCDLDGSVTHLSLPSKEIKLKGGVFPLSISLQNLTHLTYLNLSHNLLYGSLDQTAFFLSFNNLEILDLSYNRLFGDLPFSLPFTHIRTLDLSSNHFHGAIPSSTFQQAWNLTSFNVSNNSFTGPIPSSYICLHSNPLVKRLDFSFNKFNGKISPGLGKCSNLKVFRAGHNNLSGLLPEDVYNATKLEEIALPLNSLYGTISERIANLSHLKILGLNSNKLSGVLPAGIGKLSNLQLMLLDFNSLEGSLPPSFMNCTNLIELRLAFNYLKGDITKLNFSKLSQLAKLDLGNNCLTGVVPISLYSCKFLKAIRLSDNDLEGQIQPEILSLKSLSFLSLSTNRLTNMTTAMKLFMRCRSLEFLALGSAFVDEETRADFGIVDFSGLQNLRFLDLGYCHLTGELPIWLSKLKKLGILYMDHNKITGSIPCWLGTLPMLFYMNLGSNLISGEFPKALCRLPKLVSAWTADQIDDNDLELPIYGSQGKLSVQYTFSCFAPEIYVGNNAINGSIPFEIGQLQLLHALNLCNNNFSGCIPEQISNLKNLEELDLSRNQFTGIIPSSITRLNFLSAFNVSYNNLAGSIPRGTQLQLLNASAFEGNPKLCGTPLPNECQPNNGNDNADIMTSKDNTDNEHQSQIPWFYTSTVLGFIVGFWGVCCPLVLKKKWRYGYFKFLHSAQDRLQVMIIACVYGN, from the coding sequence ATGTCACAGTTACGAAGAAACATGCTAGTGCACATTCCAATTGCTCATACCTTCCTTttcttcctcatcttcatttTCTCTTCCAATGTATCTACAAATATTCATGCATGCAACCAAAGTGAGCGCAGCTCTCTCTTATCCTTTGCCCTAACTCTGTCTAATTCACCACCTTTAAATTGGACTGCAGTTAATTGTTGCCATTGGGAGGGCATAACTTGCGATCTAGATGGTTCGGTCACCCATTTGAGCTTACCCTCCAAAGAAATAAAACTCAAAGGAGGTGTATTTCCTTTGTCAATATCACTTCAAAATCTCACACATCTCACCTACTTGAATCTCTCTCACAATTTACTTTATGGCTCACTAGATCAAACTGCATTTTTCTTGTCCTTCAATAATCTTGAGATCCTAGATTTGAGCTATAACCGTCTTTTTGGAGATTTACCATTTTCTCTACCATTCACTCATATACGGACATTGGATTTGTCCAGCAATCATTTCCATGGTGCAATTCCATCTTCAACTTTCCAACAAGCTTGGAATTTGACCAGTTTTAATGTCAGCAACAATAGCTTCACCGGGCCTATACCATCCTCCTATATTTGTCTTCATTCTAATCCCTTGGTTAAACGATTggatttttctttcaataaattCAATGGAAAGATTTCTCCTGGATTAGGGAAGTGTTCGAATCTGAAGGTTTTTCGTGCTGGTCACAATAACCTTTCGGGATTACTTCCTGAAGATGTGTATAATGCTACCAAACTTGAAGAAATTGCATTACCTCTCAATTCACTATATGGCACCATAAGTGAGAGAATTGCTAACCTCAGCCATCTCAAAATTCTTGGCCTCAACTCTAATAAATTGAGTGGTGTGCTCCCTGCAGGTATTGGTAAGTTATCCAATCTCCAACTCATGCTCCTTGACTTTAACAGTCTAGAAGGTTCTTTGCCCCCATCCTTCATGAATTGCACAAACCTTATAGAACTGCGTTTGGCATTCAACTACTTGAAAGGGGACATCACCAAGCTTAATTTTTCCAAACTCAGTCAACTTGCTAAACTTGATCTAGGGAATAATTGTCTCACTGGTGTTGTGCCAATAAGCCTTTACTCATGCAAGTTCCTTAAAGCAATTCGACTGAGTGACAACGACCTGGAAGGACAAATCCAGCCTGAGATTTTGTCTTTAAAATCCTTGTCCTTCCTCTCGCTTAGTACCAATAGATTGACCAACATGACTACAGCAATGAAATTATTTATGCGTTGCAGAAGTCTTGAATTCTTGGCCTTAGGATCTGCTTTTGTAGATGAGGAAACGCGAGCTGATTTTGGTATTGTTGATTTTAGTGGACTCCAAAATCTTCGATTTTTGGATTTGGGCTATTGTCACCTTACTGGTGAACTTCCTATATGGTTATCTAAGCTCAAGAAGCTAGGGATCTTGTATATGGACCATAATAAAATCACAGGGTCAATTCCTTGTTGGTTGGGGACTCTTCCAATGCTCTTTTATATGAACTTGGGGTCCAACCTTATTTCAGGTGAATTTCCAAAGGCACTTTGTAGACTACCAAAGTTGGTATCTGCATGGACTGCAGATCAGATAGACGATAATGATCTTGAATTGCCTATCTATGGATCTCAAGGTAAATTATCGGTGCAATACACATTTTCTTGCTTTGCTCCAGAAATATACGTAGGAAATAATGCCATTAATGGGAGCATACCTTTTGAGATTGGCCAATTGCAGCTTCTCCATGCGTTGAATCTTTGCAACAACAACTTCTCCGGCTGCATTCCAGAGCAGATATCTAACCTCAAGAACTTGGAGGAATTGGATCTTTCCAGAAATCAGTTTACTGGAATTATCCCATCATCAATTACAAGGCTCAATTTTTTGTCAGCTTTCAATGTTTCATACAATAATCTCGCAGGATCGATACCAAGAGGGACTCAGCTCCAACTTTTGAATGCTTCTGCATTTGAAGGGAACCCAAAACTTTGTGGTACCCCACTTCCAAATGAGTGTCAACCAAATAATGGCAACGATAATGCAGATATTATGACCAGCAAAGACAATACAGATAATGAGCATCAAAGTCAAATTCCATGGTTTTACACTTCCACTGTTCTTGGGTTCATTGTAGGATTTTGGGGAGTTTGTTGCCCTTTGGTTCTTAAGAAGAAATGGAGATATGGATATTTCAAATTCCTACACAGCGCTCAAGATAGGCTCCAAGTGATGATAATTGCTTGTGTGTATGGCAATTGA
- the LOC133730314 gene encoding protein FAR1-RELATED SEQUENCE 5-like, whose protein sequence is MEPMDRDDSTSPDYKPRNGMEFDSEELAYEFYNMYGRRVGFSIRRHTHYKNKHSGKLISRIFVCSKEGLRTIDKRDHLTKNPRPETRTSCDAKMIIKLDKSSGRYRVVQFEEIHSHDLVIQECAHMLPSQRNVTSSQRAEMELVQDSGIPLKFSFELMSREVGGREALGFTKQDQKNYLQSQRQKKLAYGEAGSLLKYFQNQALENPSFFYAVQLDSDDQITNIFWADARMILDYGLFGDVVSFDTTYRTNEVNRPFGVFVGFNHHRETVIFGATLMYDETSDSFTWLFETFLEAMSNKAPKSILQIRMLQWLKLVQM, encoded by the coding sequence ATGGAGCCTATGGATAGAGATGACTCGACTAGTCCAGATTATAAGCCAAGGAATGGTATGGAGTTTGACTCAGAAGAATTAGCATATGAGTTTTATAACATGTATGGGCGAAGAGTTGGATTTAGTATTAGAAGACATACACATTACAAGAACAAGCATTCTGGTAAGCTCATCTCAAGAATATTTGTTTGTTCTAAAGAAGGTTTACGTACAATAGATAAGCGAGACCATTTGACTAAGAATCCTCGACCGGAGACACGAACAAGTTGTGATGCTAAAATGATCATTAAGTTGGATAAATCAAGTGGTAGGTACAGAGTTGTTCAATTTGAAGAAATTCACAGCCATGATCTTGTAATACAAGAGTGTGCTCACATGCTACCATCTCAACGAAATGTTACTTCTTCACAAAGAGCTGAGATGGAATTGGTACAAGATTCTGGAATCCCACTGAAGTTTTCATTCGAGTTAATGAGCAGAGAAGTTGGTGGAAGAGAGGCTCTTGGATTCACTAAACAAGATCAGAAAAATTATCTTCAATCTCAAAGGCAAAAGAAATTGGCATATGGAGAAGCAGGATCCTTATTAAAATACTTCCAAAATCAAGCATTAGAAAATCCCTCATTTTTCTATGCTGTGCAATTGGATAGTGATGACCAAATAACAAATATTTTTTGGGCTGATGCCAGGATGATACTTGATTATGGTTTATTTGGTGATGTTGTGAGTTTTGACACTACATACAGAACTAATGAAGTCAATCGTCCATTTGGAGTATTTGTGGGATTTAATCATCATCGTGAGACTGTAATCTTTGGGGCAACATTGATGTATGATGAAACTTCTGATTCGTTTACATGGTTATTTGAGACGTTTTTGGAGGCAATGTCTAACAAGGCTCCAAAGTCTATTTTACAGATCAGGATGCTGCAATGGCTAAAGCTTGTGCAAATGTGA